Part of the Zea mays cultivar B73 chromosome 4, Zm-B73-REFERENCE-NAM-5.0, whole genome shotgun sequence genome is shown below.
GCAGTAATTGAGATAACTGAATGGGTTGAAGTTCCAAAGAAGATATTGACTCCAGAGAGTAACATCACCAATCAGAATTCATCTTCTAAAGTAGGAGTAGCTAATAGCACGACAGATATTAAGGAAAATTTGAGTTCTGGCAGTGATAATAATTCCAGCACTCCCATTAATGGGAGTAATGTTCAAGAAATTATTACAGAGAAGGTGCTAAAGAAAAGAACATTTAGGGTTCCATTGAAGGTAAGCTTTAGTTGCTCTGGTAATTTGACAGTAATATTGGCACGTCATGCGTCATAGTTTGATTCAAATGTCAATTATTTATAGGTTGTGGAAAAAACAACTGGTGGTGGAACAATTCTTTCAAAGGAGTTGTATTCTGAAGCAAAAAATAGGTTAGAGGCACTCGATAAGAAGGATGCTGAGCGGAGGAAAACTGCCGAACTTAAGAATAACCTAGAGTCATACGTATATTCTATGAAGGAGAAGGTATATTTTCTTTTATGCTTTCTTTGTTGACACTTTGCTAAGATGGTTTAgtttttaatttttctttttagcATTAATATACATCATGTATTTTTGTCATTGTACCCCAGATAATGGGTGATCCCTCTACTATTTTGTATATGTACAATAATTTTTAGAGTGTTGTTTTTTCACTGAAACTCAATGCTACCCTGATAATCTTGTTAGATAAACTTGACAATGTAACAAAGTTTGATTGCAATTGTATAATATTGACTGCTTGCTGCCATTTAATATATCACAGTTGGAAGAAAGCACAGATATTTTGACTGTCTCAACTGAACAGGAGAGGGAATCCTTTGCGGAGAAACTTAGCAAGGTTGTTTAAAACTAAGCTTGCTCTTAgtcttagggcctgtttgtttaccccatggattatataatctggattatttttggaggattatataatctggattatataatctgagtagtcctgtttgtttacccagattatttgagttgttaataggattcttttgtatgaggaagacaagaatgccctctatatttgtactaggttgaaactcatatatatacaaaaaataattcaattgacattggcaaatattgcattagcaatattatcacggaaggcattcatgtcaccttcttcatccccaaattgactagtactaggcgcaaaaacgattcggtggattataatggcaatggtgggtaatttctaggaaacttgaaagggtagtggggaagtgggaaaaaataatctgaaataagcacctcctcacttgcttatggattatcataatccaaggggttagattatataatctgggcaaataagctggactgtttgtttgcctcttagaattatttaatccagattatatcatctggggggtaaacaaacaggcccttagttgATTAAGTCTTATGCTGAAGtagtgaagctgtttgtatgacaaTTGCAGGTGCAGGATTGGTTGTACATGGACGGTGAAGATGCTCAAGCTAATGAATTCAAAGAACGCCTTGGTCAACTTAAGGCCATTGGTGAACCGATTCTTTTCAGGTAACTAAATGTTTATACCCTTTAGTACATATGGGTCAATGACTGAGATTGTTTTGTTTTCCCTTTACCCAGATTGAGTGAATTAAAAGCCCGACCAGCTGCCTGTGAAAATGCTCGATTGTATCTTGATGAGCTGCAAAAGGTATCAATAAGAGAACTTAATAATAATTTTTTCTCTCGAAAACGCAGGAGAAttgcgcatcattatattaagaagagaaaaAGGTCTTAGATGGCCAAAACAGTACAAAAAATAGCCTCACGGCGGCCAAGCACAGGCATACACATAAATGTGCATGAAGAACCACACTACTACAAACCAGCAGCAAACAAGCACTCCCAGCGCTAAGGCCAGAGCCTCCTAATGTCTGCTGCCCCAGCCATTCCCCACATATGAGCATCTTGATAGATATGTTGCAGGACAATGTTGCTGTTTGGGGAGGCACCATCGAACACACATGCATTCCTATGTTTCCACAACCACCAGGCCACAAGGATCACTATTGAGTTGAACCCCTTTTTCTGGAGCTTTGGCACCCTGCTTTCAGCCTCCCTCCACCATTCCTGGAAAACAAAAAAGCAGCCCCAGGGAAAAGAGACTGCAACCCCACCTTGCTTAGGACTTGAAACCAAATATCCCTAGCAAAAACACAGGAAACCAAAATGTGATGGACTGTTTCTTCCTGTTGATCGCAAAGATGGCTCAAACAAAGAATTTGCAATGCGGAGGAGCCCAACTTCTCTAAATCCTCTCAGCTGGCTCAAACAAAGTTGACCCAGCTAGAAACCGTCTATATGCAGATTTGGCAGAGTATTCCCCCGAGGATGTGGGTAGACGTCTGTGCCTATCAGGAACCCCTGGATGAAGATGTGACAATTGCATATTTGGGACTTTAAACATAGCGCTTTGCAATATTGCCATCCAAAAGATTTATTTCGCAAAATAGGGACTACAAACATCTTCTAATTGATTATACTACCAGTTATTGTATAATCTTCCTTTTATTACTTTGTTCCCTGTATTTTGTATCTAAGGAGACCAAATTACCTTGTGCATGCGATTTGTCTCCATGCCGCCATGGACGACCGACCGGCTACCGTCCTACCCACAGCCGCCCCATGCCCTGTCCAGGCCCCGGGCTCACCCCTGCTGCGCCATCTGCCGAGCTCGACCCTGCACGCTGGCCGAGGCCACTGCCGCGCCGACCACCGCGCTGGGCGAGATCGCGCTAGGTAAGGTCGTGCTGGGCGATGTCATGCTGGACGGGGCGCCTCGTCTGCATCATAGCCCATGGACACACCGACCATGGAAAAACTGTATCGTTGTCCTGGTGTTTCATGAGCATTACGTGAGCAATAAGAGTTGTTTGCATCCTGCAAGTTGCAAATACTAGCTTCATGCTGGTGAGTGCTGACAAGCTGCAAGTTGCAAATACTAGCTTCCTGTTGGCCAGCTATTCACTTGATCCTGGTGAGCGCGAGAGCGCAGGCGAGCTGCGTATAATTACATAGGGCTACAAGCGGCTAATCAGGGAAAAATACATGAAATTAGATTAGAAAAGCTAGACTATAGGCTAAATGGTAGTATAATCGAGTAGAAGATGTTTGTAGTCCCCTTTTTGCGAAGTAAATCTTTCGGATGACAATATCACGGAGCGTTATGTTTAGAGTCCCAAATATGCAATTGTCTCGGATGAAGATGAACCCCCTGAATCAAGTCCCAAACCCTGAAGTACTCAAATAGAACCTGCTCCGGCAGACTTCCAGAGATACCATTCACCCATCTATTATCAATCAAAGCTTCCTTGACAGTTCTGCAATTCTGAACTCTTTTGGGTATACGGCTTAGCAGGGAAGGAGCAATCTGCTTAAAGGATTGCCCGTGGAGCCAGCGATCTGTCCAGAAAAGAGTTGAAGCACCGTCGCCAACAATGGAACACACACAGGCTGAGAAAAGGGCTGCTGCGGATGTATTTGGATGTCAAACTCTGTCCAGGGTCTGTCCGGTTGTGTTTTTTTAAGCCAGAACCACCTCAagtttagagcccaccctagaacaTCTAAGTTGTTGAGACCCATACCTCCTTGGTTCACTGGTTTGCATACCTTAGCCCAACCCACTGCACAATGACCTCCTTTGATGTCAGTTCTTCCTTTCCAAAGGAATCCTCTCCGAATTTTATCTATAGCCTTTTTTTCTCGAAAGGACAGCAAGAGGATTGCCGAATATATTTAAAGAAGGAGAATCAGTACAACTAACCAAATACAGGGACTACTGGCCAACAAAGTCCCAACTACAACCATTACAaaaaaaaagaagagagagaaagaaagaaaaaaacaaaaaaaatcccTAAAAGACCACCATTAGAGAACTCTCTGATCAAAAGATAGAGAAAGCCGCATTGTATTGTAAGACATCCTCCTTGATTTGATGGGAGACGACAAGTTGATCATTCCCGGAATTTCGAAAAATTCTCCTATTTCTTTCTTTCCATATATTCCACAAAAAATAGACCACTAGCCCGTCAAATAACCTTTGTCTTGGTTTATCAATTCTGAGTCTACATCTTCTCCACCAAGTATGTATCTGACCATCTTGGTTTAGGTTTGCTAAAGATTTGAGATTGGTCCAATGTAACAAAGTCCGCTAAATGCTTTTTGAGTAACTACAATCTTTGCACAGGTGACTCAGAGTTTCTGGATCTATGTGACAAAGAGGACAAATAGGATTGTGATCCCATCCCCTCTTCTGCAAATTGTTAGCTGTGAGGATCTTTTCATGCAGGAGCGTCCACGCGCGGAAAAACGACATTTAGGCTTGGCTTTTGCCTTCCATATTGCTTCAATTTTAATTCTAGACATGCTTCCATTAAACTGAGCTTGGTAGGCGCTACGGGTAGAGTATTCGCCATTGGCAGTCCAGCGCCATAAGATTTGATCTTCATTTGCAACGTCTCTTTCCACGTCATTGATGGCTTCCCAAAGTGCCATCAATTCTTGAATTTTAGTACCTTCCTGAACCGACCAGATATTGGATATCTATCTATTTTCCTCTAGTCCCCTATTGACCGTGATATTCTTATGTCTCGTTTTTTTTGAAAAGAGATGGTGCAATGTGACGAGGTGTCCTCCCAGAGATCCAACTGGATTTCCAAAACAATGCCTTATTGCCATTGCCCACTGTGACCACCGTAGAGGCGTGAAATAAGTCTTGATCAGTTTTATCACAGGGAATGTCCAGACCCACCCAGGCTCTATCCTCATTTTTCCAGTTGTACCACATCCAACGCAAACGTAGTGCCCGTGTGAAGCGTTCTAAATCTAAGATCCTAAGGCCTCCTAGAGACTTGGGCCTCACTGTGACTTACCATTTGATTAGACAATAACCACCACTCGAATTTTCTGGGCCATCACCCTTCCAAAGAAAACTTTGCCGGATACGATCAATCCTCTGAATGACCCATTTTTGCGGTGGGAACACTGTTAAGTGGTAGATAGGTTGAGATGACAGAACAGTCTTTACTAGGGTTTCTCTACCAGCTTTTGATAGCCTTGACAACCCATTTAGGGCACTGAAGTGCTATAAAATAGTAGATAGGGACTGCATAAAGCACTGATTTAACCAAGGTCGCGCTCCCGCTGGGTTAATTAACACAGCTTTCCAACCAGGTAGCTTATCAGCCACCTTGTCAATGAGCTCCAGAAAAAACACTTCTAGGCAACTTCTTAATAGAAAGGGGCAAACCCAAATACTTGCCTGGTAAATCTACAATGTTGCAGGGGAATAGATCTTGTGCAACACTGAGGTCTTGCTCAACACAACGAATAGGGGTCAGGTTGCATTTGTTTATGTTTGTGACAAGACCAGAAGCCTCCCCAAAGATCCTCAAAATTTCTTTGACCACTATGACTTCGTTCCTGTTGAGCTTCAAAAAGACCACGACATCATCCGCATAAAGAGAGACTCTGCCCATTACCCTGTCTTAGAAGGGGCTGCAATAGACCCAACTCATTGGCTTTCAAGAACAGAGAGTGCAACACATGCATAACTAGAATGAACAGCATTGGTGAAGAGGATCCCCTGTCTCAAACCAAGCTGAGATACTCTTTGCATAAGAAACAGAATAATTCAATCTTACTAATGTTTAAAGCAAAaatcttgggaagaatggtgcaACAAACACAAAAACCTTGCCACTGTAACACAACCTGACACTGTGATGATCTaaacattttttttcttttcatgaATGTTTTTTGCTTTGTTTTTTTTGGACAGTCTTACTTGATTCTCTCAGGGCTGTAATTGTTCTAAAGTAATATGTGCAGGCCATGATTCTCCAGCATGGCTTCTAGATGATTATATTTTATTGCAAAATTAATTGTTCAATAATTTCATGGAAGCAGGAAAAAAACTAAATCCTAGTATACACTAAATTCCATAGCAGGGAACAAAACCATCACTTTACATTCATTTTATCTATGTTGTGGAATTGCTCAGTATAACAGTTTGATTTAACTCATGGTTGATGTGTTATTCTGTTCTCAATTCAGTGCATGTTTGGTTTTTCAGATTGTGAACAAGTGGGAGACAAATAAACAATGGCTCCCCAAAAAGAGAGTAGATGAGGTAAACCTGTGAGCTTAATGACGTCGACTTGTTTTGTGATTATATGTAATGCTCATTTTGGTGGTCATGTAATGCTCTGGCTTTAGGTTGTGAGTCAAGCAGAGAAAGTGAAAGCTTGGCTGGAGGAGAAGGAAAACCTGCAGAAAAAGTATACGTTTTGAGCCAGCTTGCTTTTTTTTGTTTTCTTGTACTTGTAAAAGGTGGCTAACTCCGGTTGAGCATTTTGCAGTACCCCTGTCTATAGCTCACCAGTTTTCACATCTGAACAAGTTTATGAGAAAGTTCTGGACTTACAAGATAAGGTTAGTAATTTGGTAGTGGACCCAACAAAAAGTCTGCATATTACTCATGGCAGTAATCATATCTATACCCTTTTATTGTGCAGGTCTCAAGTGTCAACAGAATTCCAAAACCAAAACCCAAGGCCGAGAAGAAAATAGCAGAGGAAGAGCCTGCTAGCAAGGGGAAAACCACATCTTCGGAATCTGCACCCAACGAGGGTGAGTACACCGAAACGTCTCAGGAACCTAAGGCTCGAGAAGGGGATCATTCAGCATCAGCCAACAGTAGTGATTTAGATCCTGAATCTCACGACGAGTTGTGAGTAGCAGAATCCATAGAAACAGGTAGGAAAGATTACGCATATATAGTACACAAGAAGGCAGTTTGAGGATAAATTTTGGTTGCTCAAATTTCCCCAATTTTTATTTGACGACCAAAAGATGAGGCTATGTAGTAGGGTGCCGAGGAATACTAGATGCTGTAGGGCCGAAATGATTTTATCGGTAGTTTCTGATTGCTCATTGCTGTAAGGCAGCTTTATATTGGTGTAAGTTACTCGCCTCAAAGGCGTTATTCAGGATCTAGAAACGCTTTGTTGTGCTGAACTCATTTCATTTTTTTGACGAGTAACGCTATATAGATTCTACGCCAAGAGTATTGTTGTAATGAATTCATTTGATTTTTTAAACGAGAAATTCTATATAGATTTTACATCAATCTTTGGTATGTTTAAAAAGAATAATATATAATCGGTGGATATGTATACACACAGGGTGATGGACCGTATGGACTACCTCACGGAATTAAGGGGTGTTTGTATGTAACGGAGATAATAGTTAGTTGATTAAAAAGTTGTGAATTAGTTAgcaaactattaactaatttactaaaagtaACTAATAGCTGAATTATTAGCTACTGTTTGGATATCTTTAGCTGATTTTAATAGCCAATTATTAGCTTTAGagagtgtttgaatgcactagaactaatagttagttgactaaaaaaatgatagtggaattagctagctaactaatagctaatttactaaaaatagctaatagctgaactattaacTGGGGTGTTTAGATGTTTCtagctaattttagccactaactattagggGCCGTTTGTTTCCTTGGAAATGAAACTCCTTCCATGAATAACATTTTAGATATTAGATTCCTAAAAAAAGTAATTCCTTAGAATTTGATTCAATTCAATTTTTTTGTTTGGATGCTAATGGAATTATTTCCATGAATCAAATTCAATATCTTGTTTGGGTAGTTATATATGGAATTTACATATTTGGAGGAAAGTAACTACATCAACTTGTACACAGTACCTGTTAACTTGTACACAACATATTTAGAGGGAAGTAACCACATCAACTAATAATAATGCAGATTTGTCTCAAATGTCTACATATCATTGGAACACATTACTTGCTACTCAACGTGATGTTCAATTCATCCAACATATACTAAGACAGTAACATCAAACACACCCAACAACAGTTTAATTAACTCAGCGTGCCCCTCAGAATCACTGGAAGTGCCAATAAGGACTCGTACTTGCGCACATCACCTGTTAAGATATCAAACAAGTCTAAAAATATGTCTTCATCTAACCCATCTATCTCCTCCGATGTTGGTGAAAGAATCACTGGACCGTTGCCTCTTCAAGCTTCCTGAGGTTGTTGATGAAGTAAACTCTTTACTGGTTCCCTCTTCCTTACTCATATCTCTCGCACCATCAGCTGGGGTCTTTGTCGCTTCATCGGTTGCATGATCTTTCCCAAACACCAAGTTGATCGAGTCCCAATATAAGACTGTCTCGTGTCTGTACCCATTAGCTTCTTTATTTTTCTGCAGAAAACAATTTGAGGTGAGCTCtagatgtgtcggcgtttcgagaccggggggtccctgggccgacgagtgaaatgtcgccgcgtgccccaacccagatgggtcggcgcgaggccgagcgcgaaggggggaaaaggcggccggaggtgggcgtgagagaggtggaaatcccgcggccttcgtgttcgtcccgcgcccaggtcgggtgcgcttgcagtagggggttacaagcgtccacgcgggagagggagtgagcggcctcacgcgagcgcctgtctcgtcctcgtcctcgcgcggccaaccctctttaagagggccctggtccttccttttataggcgtaaggagaggatcgaggtgtacaataggggtgtagcagagtgctaacgtgtctagcggaggagagctagcgccctaagtacatgccatcatggcagccggagaggttttggcacccggttcgtgtggtgtcgtgaccgtcggaggagcgctgaagcctggcggaaggacagctgtcagggctgtcgagtccttgctgacgtcctcttgcttccgtaagggggccgagagccaccatcgtcatagagcgtgcggggcgccatcattactttgtctggcggagcgagccagatgggacgccgatcttgtttcccgtagcctgagtcagcttggggtagggtaatgatggcgcctcctgttgacgtggccggtccgcgccctaggttgggcgatgtggaggctcctccgaggtcgaggtcgagtctgtcttccgtggccgaggtcgagtccgagcccctgggtcgggcgaggcggagaccgtcggctgaggccagggctgagtccgagccctagggtcgggcgaagcggagttcgccgtcttcaggggctgagcccgagtccgagccctgggtcgggcagagcggagttcaccatcttcaggggctgagcccgagtccgagccctgggtcaggtggagcggagttcaccgtcttccggggcttagcccgagtccgagccctgggtcgggcagagcggagttcgccgtcttccggggcttagcccgagtccgagccctggatcgggcagagcggagttcgccgtcttccggggctgagcccaagtccgagccctgggtcgggcggagcggagttcgccgtcttctggggctgagcccaagtccgagccctgggtcgggtgaagcggagcttcctatggtgcctgaggccgggcctgactgcctgtcagcctcactctatcaagtggcacagcagtcggtgcggcgcaggcgatgctgtccttctgtcaggccggtcagtggagcggcgaagtgactgcggtcacttcggctctgtcgactgaagggcgcgcgtcaggataaaagtgtcaggccacctttgcattaaatgctcctgcaatttggtcggttggcgcggcgatttggttagggttgcttctttgcaaagacagggcctcgggcgagccggaagtatgtttgtcgctggaggggggcctcgggcgagacagagatcctccggggtcggctgcccttgcccgaggctaggctcgggcgaggcgtgatcgagtccctcgaatggaccgatccctgacttaatcgcacccatcaggcctttgcagctttgtgttgatgggggttaccagctgagaattaggagtcttgagggtacccctaattatggtccccgacagtagcccccgagcctcgaagggagtgttaacactcgcttggaggcttgtgtcgcacttttttgcaaggggaccagcctttctcggttgcgttttgttccagtgggtgcgcgcgagcgcacccgccgggtgtagcccccgaggcctcggaggagtggatttactcctccgaggtcttaatgcctcacgcaatgcttcggctggtctggtcgttccctcatgcgagctggccgtagcccgggtgcacggtcgggtcccaagttctcgggctggtatgttgacgctgtcaacggtttggccggagccgggtttgcgagagcagcccccgagcctccgcacagggcaagaggacggtcagggacaaactcgacttttttacatacgcccctgcgtcgccttttcgcaaggaggagggggggggggaagcgccatgttgccctcggagggcgccgaacatggtgtctccggtgagctgctggcgggtaat
Proteins encoded:
- the LOC100280907 gene encoding uncharacterized protein isoform X1 encodes the protein MSRFFEKRWCNVTRCPPGYFKDESIDKILVPRMKKMPVKMFRSIRHTKDFDMSLNYDKAYELPPGIPSHKFAEYSVSGLTDASEKYAHRNLSAPIKANLHFSLSRSGIIALDRAEAVIEITEWVEVPKKILTPESNITNQNSSSKVGVANSTTDIKENLSSGSDNNSSTPINGSNVQEIITEKVLKKRTFRVPLKVVEKTTGGGTILSKELYSEAKNRLEALDKKDAERRKTAELKNNLESYVYSMKEKVQDWLYMDGEDAQANEFKERLGQLKAIGEPILFRLSELKARPAACENARLYLDELQKIVNKWETNKQWLPKKRVDEVVSQAEKVKAWLEEKENLQKNTPVYSSPVFTSEQVYEKVLDLQDKVSSVNRIPKPKPKAEKKIAEEEPASKGKTTSSESAPNEGEYTETSQEPKAREGDHSASANSSDLDPESHDEL
- the LOC100280907 gene encoding uncharacterized protein LOC100280907 (The RefSeq protein has 1 substitution compared to this genomic sequence), encoding MSRFFEKRWCNVTRCPPGYFKDEGIDKILVPRMKKMPVKMFRSIRHTKDFDMSLNYDKAYELPPGIPSHKFAEYSVSGLTDASEKYAHRNLSAPIKANLHFSLSRSGIIALDRAEAVIEITEWVEVPKKILTPESNITNQNSSSKVGVANSTTDIKENLSSGSDNNSSTPINGSNVQEIITEKVLKKRTFRVPLKVVEKTTGGGTILSKELYSEAKNRLEALDKKDAERRKTAELKNNLESYVYSMKEKLEESTDILTVSTEQERESFAEKLSKVQDWLYMDGEDAQANEFKERLGQLKAIGEPILFRLSELKARPAACENARLYLDELQKIVNKWETNKQWLPKKRVDEVVSQAEKVKAWLEEKENLQKNTPVYSSPVFTSEQVYEKVLDLQDKVSSVNRIPKPKPKAEKKIAEEEPASKGKTTSSESAPNEGEYTETSQEPKAREGDHSASANSSDLDPESHDEL